catatagttatgatatatgtaataaatatattttatataaatatctttgtttgtaaaaaaaataataattataataatactaaaataatgataacaataataaaaaaattgataaaaataataataacaataataataataataatcataatcataataataacaaaaatcataATTTACATCGTATGCCCTAGTCTTTAAACATTATTCTTAAATTATAATCTTATTCATAAGTCTTCTTGATAAACATACTTATAACCATAACATGtgcatatatatattacaattttatCTATTTTACCCAAGACGTTTTTCGTAAATCATATCAAGATCATTTATTGATCAAATAAGTTTGTCTATATTAACATGTTTGTAGCTAatgcatgttaataataataattgtagttatagtatatataaagtatatattcgAACTAGAGTTTTAGTTAGTACCATAGGAGTAAAAGATCGAAgaaaaatgggtgcgtgtgtgttgAAGAGACCGAACAGCTGCAATTAAAACGGGACAGCCGCAACCCAATTTAAAAGCCCAACAGATGTTTCACCCCAACAATACAACCCAATAAGAAAGACAGGCCCAAAAGACAAATCACTAAGCCCAATCAGTTTATAAGGTTGCGTTTGGTTTGATTTTGGATTGTGACAGAGAAAAGAAACAACGTAGCAACAAAGGGGTTTTGTGGTCGATTCTTTGAACAGACAATCAACAGAAAAACATCACAAtagtctttatcatcatcatcatcatcatcatcatcatcatactaaaATATCATTAACATCAACATACCATCATGATCTCATTTCTGTAGCATAACCCGAAGAGAGCAGCAGCCCAAAGGAAGTAGAGTTGCAGCAACCTCGTCTGTTCATCTTGTCTTCTTCACATTTAATTGTAAAACAAAAAAAGAAATAGCAGTAGCAGCCAAGCTGCAAAACAGATATATGGAGATGGTTTTCTGGTTTGGGTCACGGTTTTAACAGCAAAAAAGATGCAGCAGTTTAGGTGATGTGGGTGGTGGTTTATGGTTGTGATTGTGGCGGTAGTCATGATGTGGTGTTTGGTTTTGTTTGGTTCAAACAGAAATTCATAACAGCAGTAGCAAAATAAGAATATATCAGCAGGTTTGTGACAATTTAGTGAGGTTGTATTGAATTCGAACAAGATTAACAAGGGTTCATCACCTTCGTCAGTCATCATTTAAGTGTGTTGGTTgcccaaaataaaaaataaaaaaataattataccTATATCTCTGTAACAGAACCGGAATGAACACATACACCTTCAAAAGTCGATTCATCAAATTCGCTCGTTTCAGACTATAATCCTAACATAAAAGTTGTTGTAAATCACTTTTCAAATGCTCATCACccaaaattaaaaactaaaacgatCTATAATACCTCAATTCGAAAGAAGAAGTTCGGTTTGACTTTTAGTCATAAAACTTTGACTATCGAATTAACAATCAATCTGATAGATTAAAGTTTGAAAATTTACAGAGAGCTTCAATAGATGATTCCTAATAactctgcattattagattttgttgATTGATTCCAAATTGATCTATTGATTAAAACAGTTTGTAGAATAGAGTTGGACTCGTTTTTAAATAATTGGGTTTGATTTTCGATTAGCAGCAGCTAATAgcagtatatataaacgttaataatcATGTTAATCAAATAATTGAAGCAGTACCCTGATCTAATCGGTTATTGTGTAGTGATGGTGGTCGACAGGTCTCGGAGAAGAACggataaaagaaagaaaaaaaaatacagatGAATGTGATGGATAACAAAAATTTACGcgtttttatatatctgtatttatatatcataattaatattagtaattaataaatatattaataataataatattgataatattaataataataataataaaaatactaataatatactaataataataatattaatgataatgataataatttataagtatggatatgttaaaaataaaatactgataatttctaataataaaaatactaataataatattaatagaaatattaataataataataaaatgaatactaataataataatgataatagaataataataatattaataatattattaaaataatactaataataagaagtaataatgatgataataataataataataatatgatacgtattactaataataataataataatgtgaactatgataataatgattcttatctaataatactagtaataatagagATATAGTAAGTTACATGTTTCAATCTTTATATCTaatctaatattatatattataataatattaataatacaggtattaagtaatattaatattaacataacaattatattttaacttgtaaattacatttaatatattaacattataatttattaattatatcatagtaactaaatatatatattgaatatttaatatttataaattttatatatattacaatatatataatattacttatgtatagaattcgtatatatataaatatatatattccttttaatagcaacttaattattctgtgtATTAATTTACATTTTTAGTTTAAGCagttaaatcgtatattattatctcaaactattatatatacatatattcatatatttatatatatatttatttacaatcaaatgttcgtgaatcgtcaataaTGGTTgaaggtaattgcatatatgaaaacagttcaaaatttttgagactcaacctgacagactttgcttatcgtgttaaagatattaaatcgtatcgagagtttgatttaaaattagtcgaaattttccggatcGTCACATCATTAGCACTTACCTACGGGCAATAATATATCCACTATCGAAATTACTTCATCCACCACAAATATGCATTATTTAGTTGTACAGTACATTATATTAATACACAGTTTGTGGTAGATAAAGTAATTTTGATGGTGGAAAAATCAACTCCCTTTACCTAAACTTACATATAGACATACAAATTCtattaaatctttttttttttaaatgagactaggttatttataaaataaaaacaaatcaTAAATGTGTGCTTGAAGGAAATTGAGGTGAAGGGGGGGCAGAATACGATTTGTCTCCCCAACGTGTGCGTGGGCTTTGATTGCATCTCACGTCCTCTAAATTTATTTTGCTCTGACCGGCCatttcataaatatataaaataaatacagtcaagttattatatataaatatacaaaataacATGCATCATTTAATTGCATAAAAATCACTTATTATAgattaaacactattttaaaattttGCTCCTTAATTAATCAATAGTCAAATTTTTTACAACTTTCAATGATgaaaattatattaaattaaaatctaACTTAGTTCACAATTAAAACAAAAATActactgtaataaataaatatattaaaaacatTTTTTGATAAAATTATAAAAAACAACAAATCTCTATGTTATTATTCCCACTGCTACCCTTAATTTTTGATTAAACACAACTTATAAACATTAAATATTTCCCCTTAACGAAAAATACAAGGTTAACCGTTATCGCTCTTTCTAGATCAACTGTTATGAACACAAGTAGTTTGATACAAAAGGAGCTTTGTAATTCGAAATTTTTTTAATGTTTACAGGCTAAGTGTAAACGAAAATTAAGAGTGGTAGTTGTTAACGTATAGCcgctaaaatttatatttatatatatactaatagacaaaacactgtttcactattcatcaatagtaactaggggcattttcgtcatttcaccttttttttttgtccccaacgataaaataagcaactttcgtaaaagaaccaacccttcaacgttactaaaagatgtcgaaaaaaaatacttttttacaaaaaaatcaactaacttttttttcctctctctcttttcttcctcaactataaaaaaagcaactttcataaaatgaacaacccttcaatgctatcaatagatgtcgaaaaacattttttttacaatatagatcaactaactttaaaaaaaaaaaaaaaaaactaaaagaagcaactttcacaaaaggaacaacccttcaatgttagatgtcggaaaaaaaattattttttacaaaatagatcaagacttttttttttaactcgcattcaaaacggagcccccgactcgtagcgagggctccacaactaattTAATCTATTGGTGGCTATTTTACTTAATTAAACTCACGTTCAAGTGTCGCCACTTATAACACTACTACCcctaattttttcccaattaaacTTAACATATACTTCGTATGCATTAAGTATTTCGTTAACGAAAAGTACAAGTTTAATCGTTATAATTATGTATACGCTCCTTTTATGGATCAACTTACGATTTATAAACCTGAGTATAGTTTGACCCAAAATGGAGAgtatatatacataattgtaacCAGAAACTTCATAATTTCGAATGAGAAAGAACATCCTGATATTAAGTATTGATTATTGATTAATTTCCATAAAATTGAAAAGAAAAAACACAAATTAACATTTCTAAAAATAAATcatattgtaatcttttaattataACTGATACATAACAAAAATAAAACAAGAATGATCTAGGGTTTCACTTTCATATAATCAAGCAAAGTAACTTGACACattattattagtaagattattaGTACTAGTACTATAACCAGATGTGCTAGAAGGAACGCCATAAAGATGAACAGAAGATGAAGaagacgatgaagatgatgatgaagacgaTGATGAAATAACAATCGacggtggcggtggtggtggtggtggtggtgttggcgGTGCTTGAATTGTTGAAAGTTGAGCGGCCACCATTGGGCTAGAAGAAACCAATGTTGAAGCAATAATATTAATGTCATGAGTATTAGTAGCAGCTTCTCTATATTTATATCTCAAAATTTCAGATCTAACGGCATTAAGATCAGCTTGTAATGATTGAATTTGTTGTTGTAATGCTGAAATTGCACCCATGCATCCATAAATTGGATCTCTTATCCTAACATTTGCTTCATACACCAAACTGTTGGCTGCATCAGCTCTTTGGCTTTCAGGAACTTCCTAAAAttatcaaaacaacaacaaatctctagattacatataattatataaaccCTACTAAAATGCAAAACTGTTACTGATTTTGCCTAGTCAAATCAAGCATTTTATGGGTTGTGAATGAAGAGTTAATTTCTGGTGTTATCTCGGAAAAATGAGTGAAAGATGaaatttttttagattttctgttgaTTGAACTGTCACTGTTTTGGTCATATATCCTGTTGATTTCAGACTTCGATTTAATTGATTCAGACTTCGATTTAGTTGATTCAGAAGTTTAATCGAGTATTCAAATTTAATAGTTGATTGATGTTTAAGTGTGTTGATATTTTCGTTGTTTTGATATCTAACCGAGAACAAAAAAATCGACCAATATATACATAAGACTAGATATCGTTTCTTCAAGAAAATGAAATAAAAGGAAAGAGTTGGCTTTTAATATAAATCTCAAACTAAACCCTAAAAAACCCATCTTGATTGATGCACAAATCTAATATTCAAACTCTAAACTTTTTAGGTTATTAACCAAAGCTTTCACAAAAGTTATTATAACAAAAGTTTTAACTCATCTTGATTGATACATAGATGAACTAATTATGGAAAGAAAATAAATATGACAATAGTGTATAAAAAAGGCAGCATACCATGAGCAACTTAGAAACGTTACTAGCACCAAAAACTTTATGAACAGCAGCAAACTTATGAGGTTCATGAGGTGAAAAATAAGGCGAAAATGGACACTCTTCTGCACATCTTCTTCTCAACAACTTGCAAGCCGCACACGGTGTGATCGTGTTCAAAGTCCCCGGTGCCGGAATCAAAACCTGTCTTCTT
This genomic stretch from Rutidosis leptorrhynchoides isolate AG116_Rl617_1_P2 chromosome 11, CSIRO_AGI_Rlap_v1, whole genome shotgun sequence harbors:
- the LOC139876508 gene encoding LOB domain-containing protein 15-like, producing the protein MSREREFYEDAGKRIKREIDAYINTTSAQMGRRQVLIPAPGTLNTITPCAACKLLRRRCAEECPFSPYFSPHEPHKFAAVHKVFGASNVSKLLMEVPESQRADAANSLVYEANVRIRDPIYGCMGAISALQQQIQSLQADLNAVRSEILRYKYREAATNTHDINIIASTLVSSSPMVAAQLSTIQAPPTPPPPPPPPPSIVISSSSSSSSSSSSSSSVHLYGVPSSTSGYSTSTNNLTNNNVSSYFA